One part of the Glycine soja cultivar W05 chromosome 11, ASM419377v2, whole genome shotgun sequence genome encodes these proteins:
- the LOC114374326 gene encoding uncharacterized protein LOC114374326 has product MDNQRSPLLSWAYYFQGKSMEELRQSLIYTTLELEQTRVAVQEELKKRDEQLLNLKDLLSKTIRERDEAQEKCQRLLLEKLVFQQQLQHAAPVSGISSIEDEPRRGIDSNNGHSSSDCEESIVSSPVIDHLPQPQPQSMIELTPDKPLPEKGKLLQAVMKAGPLLQTLLLAGPLPQWRHPPPPLESFEIPPVTIPSPPPPPLQLLHQDTFFNKTNGSSSTTTNCGRLSRKRVFCDGSDSPTETKYQRLVLH; this is encoded by the exons ATGGACAACCAACGTAGCCCTCTTCTAAGTTGGGCTTACTACTTCCAGGGAAAG TCAATGGAGGAGCTGAGGCAGTCCCTGATATACACAACTCTGGAGCTAGAACAAACAAGGGTTGCAGTGCAAGAAGAGCTTAAAAAGAGGGATGAACAACTACTCAACCTAAAGGACCTCCTGAGCAAAACcataagagagagagatgaGGCACAAGAGAAATGCCAGAGACTTCTCTTGGAGAAGCTAGTTTTCCAACAGCAGCTACAACATGCAGCTCCTGTGTCTGGAATTTCAAGCATTGAGGATGAGCCGAGAAGAGGAATTGACTCCAACAATGGTCATTCATCATCAGATTGTGAAGAAAGCATCGTTTCCTCTCCAGTCATTGACCATTTACCTCAACCTCAACCACAATCAATGATTGAACTAACACCAGACAAACCATTACCAGAAAAGGGTAAGCTTTTGCAAGCAGTGATGAAAGCTGGTCCTCTCCTTCAGACCCTTCTCCTTGCAGGACCTCTTCCTCAATGGAGACACCCTCCTCCACCACTTGAGTCCTTTGAGATTCCACCTGTCACCATTccctcaccaccaccaccaccactacaACTACTCCACCAAGacactttttttaacaaaaccaacgGTAGCAGCAGTACCACAACCAACTGTGGAAGACTCAGTAGAAAAAGGGTCTTCTGTGATGGCTCTGATTCTCCTACCGAGACCAAGTACCAAAGGCTTGTACTTCACTGA